The genome window tATATAGACTATTTAAATGCAAATGCAGCAATAATTTACGACTGTATATTGCGTTTATTTATGTGTTGTTCAATATGTCTTCTTAGATAGCTGGAATCTTTTAGGAATGCAGTATAAAGTACTACATTATTTTTCAGGTGTTTGCACTCTTAGTGGCTTTTGCTTGCGCTTCTGAAATAGAGAAGCGAGAGGCTGAGCCAAGCTACGGAGGATATGGCCAAGTAAGCTACCATTACCGTCCTTCCTATGGATATGGCTATTCTAATCACTATCATAAGcgatctgctgatcctgaacccGAAGCTGAACATTCCTATGGCTACGGCAACTCTTATGGGTATCGCCCAGTCACTTATGGCTATTCTCACCGTTATCACAAGAGgtctgctgatcctgaacctgaGGCTGAACCTTCTTACGGACATGGTCACTCATATGGTTACCCCAGCTACCGCCCAGTAACTTATGGATAAGGACATCATCAGCATACAAGGTCTACCGATCTAGAGCTGGCAGCAAGATCTCTCTGTTATTCTCATCCTCTCTACCATTGCCCATCCTATAACCGATAGCCAAAGAGGAAGACAGATGTCTAAAGCTAGCAATAGacttttatttgttgttagtTCCGGAATGTTCTGTAACTTCGAcgaaataataaagtattaatacTACGTAAATCATTTTCATTGTTGTGCTTCTCTTCATTTATATCGTCGGAATTCAATGCTATAAAATATGTAGATATTTTACGTcaggaaattatatttctttaacagACAGAATGTACAGAAGGTTTTAAGCAAGTTCTAGCTATATTATAAATCCTAAGAAAGGCTGtcaaaggttattattattattattattattattattattattattattattattattattattattattattattattattattattattcagaatttgaaccctattcatatggagcaagcccactgGGGGCATTGACTtaaaagtcaagcttccaaagaatacaatgtccattcgaaagaagtaacagaaggtaacgagAATACAAAGTTATTATAAAACCAGATGAATTaccatattaattaataaatgaaaatttaaataaaatattaaaatacaggttgAATTGTATGAGAgtagtattgcattgcatctccgctttgAAGTTCTGAAGTTataactgcacgacatcctctgggaggctgttccacagtccaatggtttgaggaataaaggtcctctgaaactgaaaagttcgaaagcgaggcatatttactgaatattggtgctgctgttctgcaaatctagttgctctcggcaggaaaagggggatcagggatcaattgtgaaagtgattgatctctgttaaaatacgaCTTATAGAAAAGCGACAAACAAAAGAGCATCTGTCaaaggtccaagtcataactgctactgttatgaaacagaaacctaccaccataaaCCACAGTAT of Macrobrachium rosenbergii isolate ZJJX-2024 chromosome 59, ASM4041242v1, whole genome shotgun sequence contains these proteins:
- the LOC136837656 gene encoding uncharacterized protein, whose product is MKFLVFALLVAFACASEIEKREAEPSYGGYGQVSYHYRPSYGYGYSNHYHKRSADPEPEAEHSYGYGNSYGYRPVTYGYSHRYHKRSADPEPEAEPSYGHGHSYGYPSYRPVTYG